One genomic segment of Hordeum vulgare subsp. vulgare chromosome 2H, MorexV3_pseudomolecules_assembly, whole genome shotgun sequence includes these proteins:
- the LOC123430370 gene encoding pectinesterase-like, with protein sequence MANNFLLGGLGAILVVAVVVGVVATVTSSGNKAGDNFTVPGEATLATSGKSVKSLCAPTLYKESCEKTLTSASNGTENPKDVFATVAKSAMESIKSAVERSRSIGEAKSSDPLTEGARQDCKELLEDSVDDLKGMVEMAGGDIKVLLGRTDDLEHWITGVMTFIDTCADGFADEKLKADMQGILRNATELSSNALAITNSLGAIFKKLDLDVFKTDSRRRLLSAEESRYPAWMKAPERKLLASGGLPQPNAVVAKDGSGKFKTIQDAVNSMPKGHQGRYVIYVKAGVYEEIVMVPKDKVNIFMYGDGPKQSRVTGSKSFADGITTMKTATFSIEAAGFICKNMGFHNTAGAEKHQAVALRVQGDLSAFFNCRFDAFQDTLYVHARRQFFRNCVISGTIDFIFGNSAAVFQNCLIITRRPMDNQQNSVTAHGRTDPNMKSGLVIQNCRLVPDQKLFVDRFKIPSYLGRPWKEFSRLVIMESQIADFIKPEGYMPWNGDFGLKTLYYAEYGNRGPGAGTSKRVTWPGFRVIARQEAEQFTAGPFIDGATWLKFTGTPNYLGFKV encoded by the exons ATGGCAAATAACTTCCTCCTCGGGGGCCTGGGGGCAATCCTTGTCGTCGCGGTCGTGGTGGGCGTAGTCGCCACCGTGACCAGTTCCGGTAATAAGGCCGGCGACAACTTCACGGTCCCGGGTGAGGCCACCCTTGCCACCTCCGGCAAGTCGGTCAAGTCTCTGTGCGCGCCCACGCTGTACAAGGAGTCGTGCGAGAAGACCCTCACCTCGGCCTCCAATGGCACCGAGAACCCCAAGGACGTGTTCGCCACCGTCGCCAAGTCGGCGATGGAGTCGATCAAGTCGGCGGTGGAGCGGTCCCGCAGTATCGGGGAGGCCAAGTCGAGCGACCCCTTGACGGAGGGCGCGCGCCAGGACTGCAAGGAGCTCCTGGAGGACTCCGTGGACGACCTCAAGGGCATGGTCGAGATGGCCGGCGGCGACATCAAGGTGCTCCTTGGCCGCACTGACGACCTCGAGCACTGGATCACCGGCGTCATGACCTTTATCGACACCTGCGCCGATGGCTTCGCCGACGAGAAGCTCAAGGCGGACATGCAGGGCATCCTGCGCAACGCCACGGAGCTCAGCAGCAACGCGCTCGCCATCACCAACAGCCTCGGCGCCATCTTCAAGAAGCTCGACCTCGACGTGTTCAAGACCGACTCGCGCCGCCGCCTCTTGTCCGCGGAGGAGTCCAGGTACCCCGCGTGGATGAAGGCTCCAGAAAGGAAGCTGCTGGCCTCCGGTGGCTTGCCACAGCCGAACGCGGTGGTGGCCAAGGACGGCAGCGGCAAATTCAAGACCATCCAGGACGCCGTGAACTCCATGCCCAAGGGCCACCAAGGCCGGTACGTCATCTACGTCAAGGCTGGGGTCTACGAGGAGATCGTCATGGTCCCCAAGGACAAGGTGAACATATTCATGTACGGCGACGGGCCCAAGCAGAGCCGCGTCACCGGCAGCAAGAGCTTCGCCGACGGCATCACCACCATGAAGACCGCCACCTTCT CCATTGAGGCGGCCGGGTTCATCTGCAAGAACATGGGGTTCCACAACACGGCGGGCGCGGAGAAACACCAGGCGGTGGCGCTGAGGGTGCAGGGCGACCTGTCGGCCTTCTTCAACTGCCGGTTTGACGCGTTCCAGGACACGCTGTACGTGCACGCCCGGCGGCAGTTCTTCCGCAACTGCGTCATCTCCGGCACCATCGACTTCATCTTCGGCAACTCGGCGGCCGTGTTCCAGAACTGCCTCATCATCACGCGGCGGCCCATGGACAACCAGCAGAACTCGGTGACCGCGCACGGGCGCACGGACCCCAACATGAAGTCCGGGCTGGTCATCCAGAACTGCCGCCTGGTGCCGGACCAGAAGCTCTTCGTGGACCGCTTCAAAATCCCGTCCTACCTGGGCAGGCCGTGGAAGGAGTTCTCGCGGCTGGTCATCATGGAGAGCCAGATCGCCGACTTCATCAAGCCCGAGGGGTACATGCCGTGGAACGGCGACTTCGGGCTCAAGACGCTCTACTACGCCGAGTACGGCAACCGCGGCCccggcgccggcaccagcaagAGGGTCACCTGGCCGGGCTTCCGAGTCATCGCCAGGCAGGAGGCCGAGCAGTTCACCGCAGGGCCCTTCATCGACGGCGCCACATGGCTCAAGTTCACCGGCACGCCAAACTACCTCGGCTTCAAGGTCTAA
- the LOC123430369 gene encoding uncharacterized protein LOC123430369, with amino-acid sequence MGSIKRQEYSFDDDDDNFYVQDDDDLLEAPTLSSEQMARAREEALYVLKTKSPEEAFKIFTEGSFYKIDVPLLGPEQEGKAPTTATPPTAPSNGKEHPQTTMAPARK; translated from the exons ATGGGCTCAATCAAGAGGCAGGAGTACTCcttcgacgacgatgacgacaatttcTATGTCCAGGATGATGATGACCTTCTAGAGGCCCCGACCCTCAGCAGCGAGCAAATGGCGCGCGCCAGG GAGGAAGCTCTGTACGTGCTGAAAACCAAGTCCCCTGAAGAGGCTTTCAAGATTTTCACCGAG GGTTCCTTTTACAAAATTGACGTGCCACTATTGGGACCGGAGCAGGAGGGCAAGGCCCCGACCACCGCAACGCCTCCAACAGCCCCCTCCAACGGGAAGgagcatccccagaccactatggCTCCGGCTAGGAAGTGA